A window of the Brassica oleracea var. oleracea cultivar TO1000 chromosome C1, BOL, whole genome shotgun sequence genome harbors these coding sequences:
- the LOC106312805 gene encoding calcium uptake protein 1 homolog, mitochondrial isoform X2, which yields MPALSHSKALSSLPSVSRSLPLIQRLRKIHGLSSSFPESSPTPAPSNRAIHGGSLAKWISGIAAGSGLGFLYWSSDSDSTSGLFGGFNLMSLADSSSASVSDGDLKPRSRSRSFIPKLALPGYSSRFIFGDAYRRKIFFNYEKRLRLQSPPEKVFEYFASVRTSKGELLMKPADLMRAIVPVFPPSESHLVREGYLTGERNPGELRCSPSEFFMLFDVDNDGLISFKEYIFFVTLLSIPESSFAVAFKMFDTDNNGEIDKEEFKTVMSLMRSQHRQGIGHRDGLRAGLNMSGSVEDGGLVEYFFGKDGSDKLKHDKFTQFLKDLTEEMLRLEFAHYDYKRRGTISAKDFALSMVAAADASHLGKLLDRVEDLSKHAHLQDVRISLKEFKQFAELRSKLGPFSLALFAYGKANGLLTMKDFKRAASQREGYFTANCQGTVPVFLRWMERF from the exons ATGCCCGCCTTATCTCACTCGAAAGCACTCTCATCTCTACCGTCCGTTTCCCGATCTCTCCCTCTCATCCAACGACTCAGGAAGATCCATGGACTCTCATCTTCCTTCCCGGAATCCTCCCCCACCCCAGCTCCGTCGAATCGCGCCATCCATGGCGGCTCTCTCGCTAAATGGATCTCCGGGATAGCAGCTGGCTCCGGCTTAGGGTTTCTGTACTGGTCCTCCGATTCTGACTCAACTTCTGGTCTGTTCGGTGGATTTAATTTAATGTCATTAGCTGATTCTTCATCGGCCTCTGTTTCTGACGGCGATCTGAAACCGAGATCGAGATCGAGATCGTTCATCCCGAAATTGGCATTGCCTGGTTACAGCTCTCGCTTCATCTTCGGAG ATGCGTATAGAAGGAAGATCTTCTTCAATTACGAGAAGCGTTTGAGATTACAGAGTCCTCCTGAAAAG GTTTTCGAGTACTTCGCATCTGTTCGTACATCAAAAGGAGAATTGCTGATGAAACCTGCGGATTTGATGAGAGCGATTGTGCCTGTGTTTCCTCCATCAGAATCTCATCTCGTGAGAGAAGGATATTTGACTGGGGAGAGGAATCCCGGTGAGCTTAGATGCTCTCCGTCCGAGTTCTTCATGCTCTTTGACGTCGACAACGATGGTCTCATCTCCTTCAAAGA GTATATCTTCTTTGTGACATTACTCAGCATCCCTGAATCAAGCTTCGCCGTGGCCTTCAAAATGTTTGATACCGACAACAACGG TGAGATTGACAAGGAAGAGTTTAAGACAGTGATGAGTCTGATGAGATCTCAGCATAGACAAGGCATTGGCCACAGAGATGGCCTTCGAGCAGGGTTAAATATGTCTGGCTCTGTCGAGGATGGTGGCTTGGTTGAATACTTCTTTGGGAAAGATGGCAGTGACAAACTTAAACACGATAAATTCACTCAGTTTTTGAAAGATCTAACTGAAGAA ATGCTGAGGCTGGAGTTTGCACATTATGACTATAAACGAAGAGGAACTATATCAGCCAAAGATTTTGCATTGTCTATGGTGGCTGCGGCTGATGCAAGCCATTTGGGCAAGCTGCTTGATCGAGTGGAGGATTTGAGCAAACACGCGCATCTCCAGGACGTCCGTATCTCGTTAAAAGAATTCAAACAGTTTGCTGAGCTACGCAGTAAACTTGGGCCGTTTTCTCTAGCGCTTTTCGCTTATGGCAAAGCCAATGGTTTACTTACAATGAAAGATTTCAAAAGAGCCGCCTCACAG AGAGAAGGATATTTCACAGCCAATTGCCAAGGGACTGTGCCAGTATTTCTCAGATGGATGGAACGGTTCTAA
- the LOC106312805 gene encoding calcium uptake protein 1 homolog, mitochondrial isoform X1: MPALSHSKALSSLPSVSRSLPLIQRLRKIHGLSSSFPESSPTPAPSNRAIHGGSLAKWISGIAAGSGLGFLYWSSDSDSTSGLFGGFNLMSLADSSSASVSDGDLKPRSRSRSFIPKLALPGYSSRFIFGDAYRRKIFFNYEKRLRLQSPPEKVFEYFASVRTSKGELLMKPADLMRAIVPVFPPSESHLVREGYLTGERNPGELRCSPSEFFMLFDVDNDGLISFKEYIFFVTLLSIPESSFAVAFKMFDTDNNGEIDKEEFKTVMSLMRSQHRQGIGHRDGLRAGLNMSGSVEDGGLVEYFFGKDGSDKLKHDKFTQFLKDLTEEMLRLEFAHYDYKRRGTISAKDFALSMVAAADASHLGKLLDRVEDLSKHAHLQDVRISLKEFKQFAELRSKLGPFSLALFAYGKANGLLTMKDFKRAASQVCGVSLSDNVIEIAFHVFDSNRDGNLSVEEFLRVLHRREKDISQPIAKGLCQYFSDGWNGSKKCSSP; this comes from the exons ATGCCCGCCTTATCTCACTCGAAAGCACTCTCATCTCTACCGTCCGTTTCCCGATCTCTCCCTCTCATCCAACGACTCAGGAAGATCCATGGACTCTCATCTTCCTTCCCGGAATCCTCCCCCACCCCAGCTCCGTCGAATCGCGCCATCCATGGCGGCTCTCTCGCTAAATGGATCTCCGGGATAGCAGCTGGCTCCGGCTTAGGGTTTCTGTACTGGTCCTCCGATTCTGACTCAACTTCTGGTCTGTTCGGTGGATTTAATTTAATGTCATTAGCTGATTCTTCATCGGCCTCTGTTTCTGACGGCGATCTGAAACCGAGATCGAGATCGAGATCGTTCATCCCGAAATTGGCATTGCCTGGTTACAGCTCTCGCTTCATCTTCGGAG ATGCGTATAGAAGGAAGATCTTCTTCAATTACGAGAAGCGTTTGAGATTACAGAGTCCTCCTGAAAAG GTTTTCGAGTACTTCGCATCTGTTCGTACATCAAAAGGAGAATTGCTGATGAAACCTGCGGATTTGATGAGAGCGATTGTGCCTGTGTTTCCTCCATCAGAATCTCATCTCGTGAGAGAAGGATATTTGACTGGGGAGAGGAATCCCGGTGAGCTTAGATGCTCTCCGTCCGAGTTCTTCATGCTCTTTGACGTCGACAACGATGGTCTCATCTCCTTCAAAGA GTATATCTTCTTTGTGACATTACTCAGCATCCCTGAATCAAGCTTCGCCGTGGCCTTCAAAATGTTTGATACCGACAACAACGG TGAGATTGACAAGGAAGAGTTTAAGACAGTGATGAGTCTGATGAGATCTCAGCATAGACAAGGCATTGGCCACAGAGATGGCCTTCGAGCAGGGTTAAATATGTCTGGCTCTGTCGAGGATGGTGGCTTGGTTGAATACTTCTTTGGGAAAGATGGCAGTGACAAACTTAAACACGATAAATTCACTCAGTTTTTGAAAGATCTAACTGAAGAA ATGCTGAGGCTGGAGTTTGCACATTATGACTATAAACGAAGAGGAACTATATCAGCCAAAGATTTTGCATTGTCTATGGTGGCTGCGGCTGATGCAAGCCATTTGGGCAAGCTGCTTGATCGAGTGGAGGATTTGAGCAAACACGCGCATCTCCAGGACGTCCGTATCTCGTTAAAAGAATTCAAACAGTTTGCTGAGCTACGCAGTAAACTTGGGCCGTTTTCTCTAGCGCTTTTCGCTTATGGCAAAGCCAATGGTTTACTTACAATGAAAGATTTCAAAAGAGCCGCCTCACAG GTATGTGGAGTATCATTGTCAGACAATGTGATAGAGATTGCGTTTCATGTGTTTGATTCGAATAGAGATGGGAATTTGAGTGTGGAAGAGTTTCTGCGGGTTCTACATAGAAGAGAGAAGGATATTTCACAGCCAATTGCCAAGGGACTGTGCCAGTATTTCTCAGATGGATGGAACGGTTCTAAGAAGTGTTCCTCTCCGTAA